From a region of the Streptomyces venezuelae genome:
- a CDS encoding DUF3107 domain-containing protein has translation MEVKIGVQHAPREIVLESDLSAEELESIVTAALSGTAPLLSLTDNKGRKVLVPSDRLSYVDLGEPSVRKVGFGAL, from the coding sequence GTGGAGGTCAAGATCGGCGTGCAGCACGCACCCCGGGAGATCGTGCTGGAGAGCGACCTGAGCGCCGAGGAGCTGGAGAGCATCGTCACCGCTGCTCTGTCCGGCACCGCGCCGCTGCTGAGCCTCACCGACAACAAGGGCCGCAAGGTCCTGGTGCCGTCCGACCGCCTGTCGTATGTCGACCTGGGCGAGCCGAGCGTGCGCAAGGTCGGTTTCGGCGCGCTCTGA
- a CDS encoding TetR/AcrR family transcriptional regulator, with protein MTAIEQTEAARPRGTRLPRRARRNQLLGAAQEVFVAQGYHAAAMDDIAERAGVSKPVLYQHFPGKLDLYLALLDQHCEALLLAVRTALASTTDNKLRVAATMDAYFAYVEEEGGAFRLVFESDLTNEPAVRERVDRVSLQCAEAISDVIAEDTGLSKDESMLLAVGLGGVSQVVARYWLSSESPVARETAVGLLTSLAWRGIAGFPLHGTES; from the coding sequence GTGACAGCCATCGAGCAGACCGAGGCAGCGCGTCCGCGGGGCACGCGACTGCCGCGCCGAGCCCGGCGCAACCAGCTGCTGGGCGCGGCCCAGGAGGTCTTCGTCGCGCAGGGGTATCACGCGGCGGCCATGGACGACATCGCCGAGCGGGCCGGTGTGAGCAAGCCGGTGCTGTACCAGCACTTCCCCGGCAAGCTCGACCTGTACCTGGCCCTGCTGGACCAGCACTGCGAGGCCCTGCTGCTGGCCGTGCGCACCGCGCTCGCCTCGACGACGGACAACAAGCTGCGCGTGGCGGCCACCATGGACGCCTACTTCGCGTACGTGGAGGAGGAGGGCGGCGCCTTCCGGCTGGTCTTCGAGTCCGACCTGACGAACGAGCCGGCGGTGCGCGAGCGCGTCGACCGCGTCTCGCTCCAGTGCGCCGAGGCCATCTCCGACGTCATCGCCGAGGACACCGGCCTGTCCAAGGACGAGTCGATGCTGCTCGCCGTGGGTCTGGGCGGGGTCTCGCAGGTCGTGGCCCGCTACTGGCTCTCCAGCGAGAGCCCGGTCGCCCGCGAGACGGCGGTCGGCCTGCTGACCTCGCTCGCCTGGCGCGGTATCGCCGGTTTCCCGCTGCACGGCACGGAGTCCTGA
- a CDS encoding alpha/beta fold hydrolase, with protein MSSTELPGVRSTTELSSQVRGVRVAEGEQLRTTALPGLELAVRARPPLRAGLPPALFVHGLGGSSQNWSDLMAQLADTVDGEALDLPGFGWSPPPGDRDYSVTAFARAVIRHLDAAGRGPVHLVGNSLGGAVSTRVAAVRPDLVRTLTLISPALPELRVQKSAVPTALLALPGVAGLFNRLTQGLSAEQRTRGVTGLCYGDPSRVTPEGFRNAVEEMERRMALPYFWEAMTRSSRGIVDAYTLGGQHGLWRQAQRVLAPSLLVYGGRDQLVSYRMAHKAAAAFRGSRLLCMPEAGHVAMMEYPEAVAAAFRELLSDTGTGASDRYTEDGRG; from the coding sequence ATGTCTTCGACCGAGCTGCCGGGCGTACGGTCCACCACAGAGCTGTCCTCCCAGGTGAGAGGCGTTCGGGTGGCCGAAGGGGAGCAGCTGCGCACCACTGCGCTGCCCGGCCTGGAACTGGCCGTCCGGGCCCGCCCACCACTGCGCGCGGGGCTGCCACCCGCTCTGTTCGTGCACGGACTCGGCGGTTCCTCGCAGAACTGGTCGGATCTGATGGCACAGCTGGCCGACACCGTCGACGGCGAGGCCCTCGACCTGCCGGGCTTCGGCTGGTCACCGCCACCCGGGGACCGGGACTACTCCGTCACCGCCTTCGCCCGCGCCGTCATCCGGCACCTCGACGCCGCCGGACGCGGCCCGGTCCACCTGGTCGGCAACTCCCTCGGTGGAGCCGTCTCCACCCGCGTCGCGGCCGTCCGGCCCGACCTGGTGCGCACCCTGACCCTCATCTCGCCCGCCCTGCCCGAGCTGCGCGTGCAGAAGTCGGCCGTGCCGACCGCGCTGCTCGCCCTGCCCGGCGTGGCCGGGCTCTTCAACCGGCTGACGCAGGGACTCAGCGCCGAGCAGCGCACCCGCGGGGTGACGGGGCTCTGCTACGGGGACCCCTCCCGGGTGACACCCGAGGGATTCCGCAACGCCGTCGAGGAGATGGAGCGGCGGATGGCCCTCCCGTACTTCTGGGAGGCGATGACGCGCTCCTCGCGCGGCATCGTCGACGCCTACACCCTCGGTGGCCAGCACGGACTGTGGCGGCAGGCGCAGCGGGTCCTCGCGCCCTCGCTGCTGGTCTACGGTGGCCGGGACCAGCTGGTCTCGTACCGTATGGCGCACAAGGCGGCCGCGGCCTTCCGCGGTTCGCGGCTGCTGTGCATGCCCGAGGCAGGACATGTGGCGATGATGGAGTACCCCGAAGCGGTCGCCGCCGCGTTCCGGGAGCTGCTGAGCGACACCGGAACGGGTGCCAGTGACCGATATACCGAAGACGGCAGAGGCTGA
- a CDS encoding DUF3152 domain-containing protein, with translation MGRHSRKGPAPAPAPAPVRPQPEPLPYEEPPAAYRPEPTVTHQGYVSQDRPYADARTGGHPQQYESGGAWGVGPDSVYGDWHGVRRPHEATAATPAPTALRDCDTPAFGTPAVGFPQVTLAPPAAFGTDPDPVTSTGAQRRVPGPRKPVDPVPPVSASASVGAPADADADVPAEDPPGSGRGRKARTFTGIAAVAVTTVLAVVVAGQMASDADGEKSGAQAAVGDSRADAGASRSDDRATPQGAMPAGPAAPAAVAPEAELTYEQKMAVQFPLDAKLAGPGTFDTVPGVAKAPGKGKLVRYRVDVEQGLGLDAQLFAEAIHRTLNDDRSWGHGGTKTFERVPGGNADFVITLASPGTTGVWCAKSDLDTVVGNVSCDSARTERVMINAFRWAQGSETYGPDQMFIYRQMLINHEVGHRLGHDHVNCRTPGALAPVMQQQTKSLNIDGIQCKPNPWVFPES, from the coding sequence GTGGGACGACATAGTCGCAAGGGCCCTGCCCCAGCTCCGGCTCCGGCACCCGTCCGGCCGCAGCCGGAGCCGCTGCCCTACGAGGAACCGCCCGCCGCGTACCGGCCCGAACCGACCGTCACCCACCAGGGGTACGTGTCCCAGGACCGGCCCTACGCCGACGCGCGGACCGGGGGCCACCCCCAGCAGTACGAGTCCGGCGGTGCCTGGGGGGTCGGCCCCGACTCCGTGTACGGGGACTGGCACGGGGTGCGGCGCCCGCACGAGGCCACCGCCGCCACACCGGCCCCCACGGCGTTGCGTGACTGCGACACCCCGGCCTTCGGTACCCCCGCGGTGGGCTTCCCGCAGGTCACCCTGGCGCCGCCGGCCGCGTTCGGCACGGACCCCGATCCCGTCACCTCCACCGGCGCGCAGCGCCGGGTGCCCGGTCCGCGCAAGCCCGTCGATCCGGTCCCGCCCGTGTCCGCGTCCGCATCCGTAGGCGCACCCGCCGACGCCGATGCCGACGTTCCCGCCGAGGATCCGCCCGGCTCCGGCCGCGGCCGCAAGGCCCGTACGTTCACGGGCATCGCCGCCGTCGCCGTCACCACGGTCCTCGCCGTCGTCGTCGCCGGCCAGATGGCCTCGGACGCGGACGGCGAGAAGTCCGGCGCGCAGGCCGCCGTCGGCGACAGCCGCGCCGACGCGGGCGCCTCCCGGTCGGACGACCGCGCGACGCCGCAGGGAGCCATGCCCGCCGGGCCCGCCGCACCGGCCGCGGTCGCACCCGAGGCGGAGCTGACGTACGAACAGAAGATGGCCGTGCAGTTCCCGCTCGACGCGAAACTCGCCGGGCCCGGGACCTTCGACACCGTGCCCGGTGTGGCCAAGGCCCCCGGCAAGGGCAAGCTCGTGCGCTACCGGGTCGACGTCGAGCAGGGCCTCGGCCTGGACGCGCAGCTCTTCGCCGAGGCGATCCACCGCACGCTCAACGACGACCGCAGCTGGGGCCACGGCGGCACGAAGACCTTCGAGCGGGTGCCGGGCGGCAACGCCGACTTCGTGATCACCCTCGCCAGCCCCGGAACCACCGGGGTCTGGTGCGCCAAGTCCGACCTCGACACCGTCGTCGGCAACGTCTCCTGCGACTCGGCCAGGACCGAGCGGGTCATGATCAACGCCTTCCGGTGGGCCCAGGGGTCCGAGACCTACGGCCCGGACCAGATGTTCATCTACCGCCAGATGCTCATCAACCACGAGGTCGGCCACCGGCTCGGCCACGACCACGTCAACTGCCGCACCCCGGGCGCGCTCGCCCCGGTCATGCAGCAGCAGACCAAGTCCCTCAACATCGACGGCATCCAGTGCAAGCCCAACCCATGGGTGTTCCCCGAGAGTTGA
- a CDS encoding Ms4533A family Cys-rich leader peptide, producing the protein MSHRHTMTASAAIELALLGVTAHSVADILCR; encoded by the coding sequence ATGTCGCACCGCCACACCATGACCGCGAGCGCCGCCATAGAGCTGGCGCTGCTTGGTGTGACCGCGCACAGCGTGGCCGACATCCTCTGTCGCTGA
- a CDS encoding ABC transporter substrate-binding protein, protein MSSAGPDRHLTARRVAAVAVSLVLAGGAAACGPEGGADKAGSGDKPGAAGVPQKGGTLTVLNSEPQSDFDPARLYTSGGGNVPSLVFRTLTTRNREDGPAGTKVVPDLATDTGKPNADATEWTYTLKDGLKYEDGTPITTADIKYGIERSFAAELSGGAPYLRDWLVGGEAYEGPYKDGGKGLDSITVPDPKTIVFKLRKPEGEFPFVATQTQFAPVPKAKDTGVTYEEHPVSSGPYKVVKNDNDGEHLTLERNEHWDEKTDEERKAYPDRIDVRSGLDAAVINQRLTTSSGPDAAAITTDTNLGPAELAQIGANKELAGRVGTGHFGYVNYLAFNPKVAPFDNPKVRQAISHAVNRTSVINAAGGSALAEPATTFLPEREAFGFTPYDHFPAGKTGDPAKARQLLAEAGFPDGITVTLTHSTAQNRQTSPEVATAVQQALGAAGITVKLEGLENNAFNEKRWDVKNTPGFFLSRWGADWPSGAPFLAPIFDGRQIVTNGSNYNHAQLDDPAVNAEIDEIAKLTDLAAAGKRWGALDKKIGEQALAVPLFHPVYKRLVGKDVKNVVISDWTGVLDISQVSVK, encoded by the coding sequence ATGTCTTCCGCCGGACCCGACCGTCATCTCACAGCGCGCCGCGTGGCCGCCGTCGCCGTCAGCCTCGTACTGGCCGGGGGCGCCGCGGCCTGCGGGCCCGAGGGCGGTGCGGACAAAGCCGGTTCGGGCGACAAGCCGGGCGCCGCGGGCGTCCCGCAGAAGGGCGGCACCCTGACCGTCCTCAACTCCGAGCCGCAGAGCGACTTCGACCCCGCCCGGCTCTACACCTCGGGCGGCGGAAACGTTCCCTCGCTGGTCTTCCGCACACTGACCACCCGCAACCGCGAGGACGGCCCGGCCGGCACCAAGGTCGTGCCCGACCTGGCCACCGACACCGGAAAGCCCAACGCCGACGCCACCGAGTGGACGTACACGCTCAAGGACGGGCTGAAGTACGAGGACGGCACCCCGATCACCACCGCCGACATCAAGTACGGCATCGAGCGGTCCTTCGCCGCCGAGCTCTCGGGCGGGGCCCCCTACCTGCGGGACTGGCTGGTCGGCGGGGAGGCGTACGAGGGTCCGTACAAGGACGGCGGCAAGGGACTCGACTCGATCACCGTGCCCGACCCTAAGACGATCGTCTTCAAACTCCGCAAGCCCGAGGGCGAGTTCCCCTTCGTCGCCACGCAGACGCAGTTCGCGCCCGTCCCCAAGGCCAAGGACACCGGGGTCACGTACGAGGAACACCCCGTCTCCTCCGGCCCGTACAAGGTCGTCAAGAACGACAACGACGGCGAACACCTCACCCTGGAGCGCAACGAGCACTGGGACGAGAAGACCGACGAGGAGCGCAAGGCCTACCCGGACAGGATCGACGTCCGGTCCGGTCTGGACGCCGCCGTCATCAACCAGCGCCTGACCACCAGCTCCGGCCCCGACGCCGCCGCCATCACCACCGACACCAACCTGGGCCCGGCGGAGCTCGCCCAGATCGGCGCGAACAAGGAGCTCGCCGGACGCGTCGGCACCGGCCACTTCGGCTACGTCAACTACCTGGCCTTCAACCCGAAGGTGGCCCCCTTCGACAACCCGAAGGTCCGCCAGGCCATCTCCCACGCCGTCAACCGCACCAGCGTGATCAACGCCGCCGGCGGATCCGCGCTGGCCGAACCGGCCACCACCTTCCTGCCCGAGCGCGAGGCCTTCGGCTTCACACCGTACGACCACTTCCCGGCGGGGAAGACCGGCGACCCGGCCAAGGCCAGGCAGCTGCTGGCGGAGGCGGGATTCCCCGACGGGATCACCGTCACCCTGACCCACTCCACCGCGCAGAACCGCCAGACCAGCCCCGAGGTCGCCACGGCCGTGCAGCAGGCCCTCGGCGCCGCCGGGATCACCGTCAAGCTGGAGGGCCTGGAGAACAACGCCTTCAACGAGAAGCGCTGGGACGTCAAGAACACCCCCGGCTTCTTCCTCTCCCGCTGGGGCGCCGACTGGCCGTCCGGCGCCCCCTTCCTCGCGCCGATCTTCGACGGCCGGCAGATCGTCACCAACGGCTCCAACTACAACCACGCGCAGCTGGACGACCCGGCCGTGAACGCCGAGATCGACGAGATCGCCAAGCTGACCGACCTCGCGGCGGCCGGCAAGCGCTGGGGCGCACTCGACAAGAAGATCGGTGAGCAGGCCCTGGCCGTGCCCCTCTTCCACCCGGTCTACAAGCGGCTCGTCGGCAAGGACGTCAAGAACGTCGTGATCAGCGACTGGACCGGCGTCCTCGACATCTCGCAGGTCTCCGTCAAGTGA
- a CDS encoding ABC transporter permease yields MSVALKRPVPQQPLPAPGATTPGAGTARQVWRRLRRRPAALAAAGAITLLVLLALAAPLVAQLTGQDPNAYHDDLVDSARGGVPLGSFGGISADHLLGVEPGTGRDLLTRLLYGARISLLVALGAVLVQTLVGVAVGLAAGLGGRLTGQLIGRFTDVMIALPMLVIGIALTAVVPPAFPRPLLLILVIGLLDWGGTARMVRAQTLALRGLDFVDAARLSGRSTLGIARRELLPSLAAPVITYAAIKVPTAIVAEASLSFLGVGVKPPTPSWGQMLSSAQTWFRADPAYVLLPAGLLFVTVLASTVLGDAVRTALDPREGSRLRVGTRKELRA; encoded by the coding sequence GTGAGCGTCGCCCTGAAACGCCCCGTACCGCAGCAGCCGCTGCCCGCGCCCGGGGCCACCACCCCGGGCGCGGGCACCGCGCGCCAGGTCTGGCGGCGCCTGCGCCGCCGGCCCGCGGCCCTCGCGGCCGCCGGGGCCATCACCCTGCTCGTCCTCCTCGCCCTCGCCGCACCGCTGGTGGCCCAGCTCACCGGACAGGACCCGAACGCCTACCACGACGACCTCGTGGACTCCGCGCGCGGCGGGGTACCGCTCGGCTCCTTCGGCGGGATCTCCGCCGACCACCTGCTCGGCGTCGAGCCGGGCACCGGGCGCGACCTGCTGACCCGGCTGCTGTACGGGGCGCGGATCTCGCTGCTCGTCGCCCTGGGAGCCGTCCTCGTACAGACCCTCGTCGGGGTGGCGGTCGGACTCGCCGCAGGACTCGGCGGCCGGCTCACGGGCCAGCTCATCGGCCGGTTCACCGATGTGATGATCGCGCTGCCGATGCTGGTGATCGGCATCGCCCTCACCGCGGTCGTCCCGCCCGCCTTCCCGCGGCCACTGCTGCTGATCCTCGTCATCGGACTGCTCGACTGGGGCGGCACCGCCCGGATGGTGCGCGCCCAGACCCTCGCCCTGCGCGGTCTCGACTTCGTCGACGCCGCCCGCCTCTCGGGCAGGAGCACGCTCGGCATCGCCCGCCGCGAACTGCTGCCCTCGCTCGCCGCACCCGTCATCACCTACGCCGCGATCAAGGTACCCACCGCCATCGTGGCCGAGGCCTCGCTGTCCTTCCTCGGCGTCGGCGTCAAGCCGCCCACGCCCTCCTGGGGACAGATGCTCTCCAGCGCGCAGACCTGGTTCCGCGCCGACCCGGCCTACGTCCTGCTCCCCGCCGGACTGCTCTTCGTCACCGTGCTCGCCTCCACCGTGCTGGGCGACGCCGTCCGCACGGCCCTCGACCCGCGCGAAGGCTCCCGCCTGCGGGTCGGCACCAGAAAGGAGCTCCGGGCGTGA
- a CDS encoding ABC transporter permease: MTRFLLKRTGGALLVLLALSVVVYALFYLAPGDPARLACGERCNPAQIAQVREQLGLDESALTQYLHFLQGLLAGRDHSGGAGQVLHCDAPCLGFSYQNDQQVTALVLDRLPATLSLALGALVIWLVVGVGTGLLSALRRGGITERVLTVVTLAGTGTPVFILGLLLLMTVCAYLQWLPFPTYVPLTEDPEQWAWNLLLPWVTLGFFESAKYARLTRSSTLETLAEDHIRTFRAYGVGERAVVTRHAVRGAVAPVIALSAVDFGTMIGGAVLTESLFGIPGLGKTLIDGVRVVDLPVVVGVVLTIGTAVVLAGAVADLLYAAADRRVTLA, from the coding sequence GTGACCCGCTTCCTCCTCAAACGGACCGGCGGCGCGCTGCTCGTGCTGCTCGCCCTGTCCGTCGTCGTCTACGCACTCTTCTACCTCGCCCCCGGCGACCCGGCCCGCCTCGCCTGCGGAGAGCGCTGCAACCCGGCGCAGATCGCCCAGGTCCGCGAACAGCTCGGGCTCGACGAGTCCGCCCTCACCCAGTACCTGCACTTCCTCCAGGGGCTGCTGGCCGGCCGGGACCACTCCGGCGGCGCCGGGCAGGTCCTGCACTGCGACGCGCCCTGCCTGGGATTCTCGTACCAGAACGACCAGCAGGTCACCGCCCTGGTCCTGGACCGGCTGCCCGCCACCCTGTCCCTGGCGCTGGGCGCGCTGGTGATCTGGCTGGTCGTCGGCGTCGGCACCGGACTGCTCTCCGCGCTGCGCCGCGGCGGAATCACCGAGCGGGTCCTGACCGTAGTGACCCTCGCCGGGACCGGCACCCCCGTCTTCATCCTGGGGCTGCTGCTGCTCATGACGGTGTGCGCCTACCTCCAGTGGCTGCCGTTCCCGACGTACGTGCCGCTGACCGAAGACCCCGAGCAGTGGGCCTGGAACCTGCTCCTGCCCTGGGTGACGCTCGGCTTCTTCGAGAGCGCCAAGTACGCCCGTCTCACCCGCAGTTCGACCCTGGAGACGCTCGCCGAGGACCACATCCGGACCTTCCGCGCCTACGGGGTGGGGGAGCGGGCCGTCGTCACCCGGCACGCGGTGCGCGGCGCCGTGGCCCCCGTGATCGCGCTCAGCGCCGTGGACTTCGGCACGATGATCGGCGGCGCGGTGCTGACGGAGTCGCTGTTCGGGATCCCCGGCCTCGGCAAGACGCTCATCGACGGCGTACGGGTCGTGGACCTGCCCGTCGTCGTCGGCGTCGTCCTCACGATCGGCACGGCCGTGGTCCTCGCGGGCGCGGTCGCCGACCTGCTGTACGCCGCCGCGGACCGAAGGGTGACCCTCGCATGA
- a CDS encoding dipeptide ABC transporter ATP-binding protein — protein MTHALVEVTGLVVDFPVGGSGERLRAVDGVSFTLEAGRALGIVGESGSGKSTVAAALLGLHRGTGARLGGTVRVGGTDVATASPAELRRLRGGTAAMVFQDPLSSLDPYQAIGDQIAEVHRIHADVSRRAARARAVEVLDRVGIPDAARRSRARPHEFSGGMRQRALIAMALACEPRLLIADEPTTALDVTVQAQILDLLHGLREERGLGLLLVTHDVGVAAESVDEVLVMRGGSAVERGPVASVLAAPAEPYTRALLAAVPRLDAPRHSRGSAPDPAPRTPAGLGESPAGQEPADVPVVEAVSLRREFGRGRRKVAAVAGVSLAVHAGETLGIVGESGSGKSTLGRMLVGLLEPGSGQVRRDGVPVTGIASGVQMVFQDPVASLNPRRSIGESIADPLRAAGERDEAAVRARVQELLLRVGLEAGHHDRYPHEFSGGQRQRVGIARALAPRPRLIVCDEPVSALDVTTQAQVTALLAELQRELGIALVFIAHDLAVVRQVSDRVAVMRAGEIVEEGPVDEVYDRPAHPYTRQLLAAVPALDPALAAGRRRTRQEVLA, from the coding sequence ATGACGCACGCACTGGTGGAGGTCACCGGCCTCGTCGTCGACTTCCCGGTCGGCGGATCGGGGGAGCGCCTACGGGCCGTGGACGGGGTCTCCTTCACCCTGGAGGCGGGCCGCGCCCTCGGCATCGTGGGCGAGTCCGGCAGCGGCAAGTCCACCGTGGCCGCGGCCCTGCTGGGCCTGCACCGCGGTACGGGCGCCCGCCTCGGCGGCACCGTCCGGGTCGGCGGCACGGACGTGGCCACGGCCTCGCCGGCCGAACTGCGCCGACTGCGCGGCGGAACCGCCGCCATGGTCTTCCAGGACCCGCTGAGCTCCCTGGACCCGTACCAGGCCATCGGCGACCAGATCGCCGAGGTCCACCGGATCCACGCGGACGTCTCCCGGCGGGCCGCCCGGGCCCGCGCCGTCGAGGTCCTCGACCGGGTGGGCATCCCGGACGCGGCACGCCGCTCCCGGGCGAGGCCGCACGAGTTCAGCGGCGGCATGCGGCAACGGGCCCTGATCGCGATGGCACTCGCGTGCGAGCCGCGGCTGCTGATCGCCGACGAGCCGACCACCGCCCTGGACGTCACCGTGCAGGCACAGATACTCGACCTGCTGCACGGGCTGCGCGAGGAGCGCGGGCTCGGCCTGCTGCTGGTCACCCACGACGTGGGGGTGGCGGCGGAGAGCGTGGACGAGGTGCTGGTGATGCGGGGTGGCTCCGCCGTTGAGCGGGGTCCGGTGGCTTCCGTGCTGGCCGCACCGGCGGAGCCGTATACGCGTGCGCTGCTGGCCGCCGTACCGAGGCTGGACGCGCCGCGCCACTCCCGGGGCTCCGCCCCGGACCCCGCGCCTCGAACGCCGGCGGGGCTGGGAGAGTCCCCGGCGGGGCAGGAACCGGCGGACGTGCCCGTCGTCGAAGCCGTCTCCCTGCGGCGGGAGTTCGGGCGGGGCCGGCGCAAGGTCGCCGCCGTCGCCGGGGTGTCCCTCGCCGTCCACGCGGGCGAGACCCTCGGGATCGTCGGCGAGAGCGGCTCCGGCAAGAGCACGCTCGGGCGGATGCTCGTCGGACTGCTGGAGCCCGGCTCCGGGCAGGTACGCCGCGACGGCGTCCCGGTCACCGGCATCGCGAGCGGCGTGCAGATGGTCTTCCAGGACCCGGTGGCCTCCCTCAACCCGCGCCGCAGCATCGGGGAGTCCATCGCCGACCCGCTGCGCGCGGCCGGGGAACGCGACGAGGCGGCCGTCCGGGCCCGGGTGCAGGAGCTGCTGCTGCGCGTCGGGCTGGAGGCCGGGCACCACGACCGCTACCCGCACGAGTTCAGCGGTGGCCAGCGCCAGCGGGTCGGCATCGCGCGGGCGCTCGCCCCCCGCCCCCGGCTGATCGTCTGCGACGAGCCGGTGTCCGCCCTCGACGTGACCACCCAGGCGCAGGTCACCGCCCTGCTGGCGGAGCTCCAGCGGGAGCTGGGCATCGCGCTGGTCTTCATCGCGCACGACTTGGCGGTGGTCCGGCAGGTCAGTGACCGGGTGGCCGTCATGCGGGCCGGGGAGATCGTCGAGGAAGGTCCCGTGGACGAGGTCTACGACCGCCCCGCCCACCCCTACACCCGGCAGCTGCTGGCCGCCGTACCGGCCCTGGACCCCGCGCTGGCGGCCGGCCGCCGCAGGACGCGGCAGGAGGTCCTCGCGTAG
- a CDS encoding DUF3492 domain-containing protein gives MRIGLLTEGGYPYATGEARLWCDRLVRGLPQHEFEIYALSRSAEQERARVPLPEHVTRVRTAPLWAPADDGRTYSRRERRRFADCFKELVRGICAGEPEPFAAGLYGLAGLAREQGGMYAALRSESAVRALESACRAPGAARTVQTAQVADLLEFVDELEVMLRPLSLDWYGEDTRGGGGLGGTDICHAAAGGVAALPGLLAKRFFGVPLLVTEYGVQLRAHYLSQLDTRGERETRPAVRALLTAFQLRLATEIYARADFLTPGNAHARRWQERCGASRERLRTVYPGMEADRFTTVGEAPDRGDPDTLVWVGRIEPAKDLIALLHAFAEVRRAEPGTRLRIFATAEAPGYLADCRSLAAQLFPDEAADSVTAGENPVTFEEIGGPDAPTTADAYGSGRVVVLSSVIEGFPVTLAEAMLCGRATVSTDVGAVCEVIGGTGLVVPPRNPRALAEACLSLLQDPERAQRLGAAARARALELFTVEQNVAAFEEIYLRLLAKGSVRPGGEIPFARPPEARVPGHWTSPTWAPAPEPSSEAAV, from the coding sequence GTGCGGATCGGACTGCTCACGGAAGGTGGTTATCCGTATGCGACGGGAGAGGCCAGGCTGTGGTGCGACCGGCTCGTGCGCGGTCTCCCGCAGCACGAGTTCGAGATCTACGCACTGAGCCGCAGCGCCGAGCAGGAACGCGCCCGGGTGCCGCTGCCCGAGCACGTCACCCGGGTCCGGACGGCCCCCCTGTGGGCCCCCGCCGACGACGGACGGACCTACTCCCGACGGGAACGCCGCCGGTTCGCCGACTGCTTCAAGGAGCTGGTCCGCGGGATCTGCGCCGGCGAGCCGGAGCCCTTCGCGGCCGGGCTGTACGGGCTCGCCGGACTCGCCCGGGAACAGGGCGGGATGTACGCGGCCCTGCGCTCCGAGTCCGCGGTGCGGGCCCTGGAGTCCGCCTGCCGGGCGCCGGGCGCCGCACGAACCGTACAGACCGCGCAGGTGGCCGACCTGCTGGAGTTCGTGGACGAACTGGAGGTCATGCTCCGGCCGTTGTCCCTCGACTGGTACGGGGAGGACACCCGGGGCGGCGGCGGTCTCGGCGGGACCGACATCTGTCACGCGGCCGCGGGCGGCGTGGCCGCACTCCCCGGACTCCTGGCCAAACGCTTCTTCGGGGTCCCGCTGCTGGTCACCGAGTACGGGGTCCAGCTCCGGGCCCACTACCTGTCCCAGCTCGACACCCGCGGCGAGCGGGAGACCCGCCCCGCCGTACGGGCCCTGCTCACGGCCTTCCAGCTGCGGCTGGCCACCGAGATCTACGCCCGGGCCGACTTCCTGACCCCCGGGAACGCGCACGCCCGGCGCTGGCAGGAGCGGTGCGGGGCCTCCCGGGAACGGCTGAGGACCGTCTACCCCGGCATGGAGGCGGACCGATTCACCACCGTCGGCGAGGCCCCCGACCGCGGGGACCCCGACACGCTGGTGTGGGTCGGCCGGATAGAGCCCGCCAAGGACCTCATCGCCCTGCTGCACGCCTTCGCCGAAGTCCGCCGGGCCGAGCCCGGCACCCGGCTGCGGATCTTTGCCACGGCCGAGGCTCCCGGCTACCTCGCCGACTGCCGCTCCCTGGCCGCCCAGCTCTTCCCCGACGAGGCCGCCGACTCGGTCACGGCCGGGGAGAACCCGGTCACCTTCGAGGAGATCGGCGGACCCGACGCCCCCACCACCGCCGACGCGTACGGCTCCGGGCGCGTCGTCGTCCTGTCCTCCGTGATCGAGGGCTTCCCCGTCACCCTCGCCGAGGCGATGCTCTGCGGGCGCGCCACCGTCTCCACCGACGTGGGCGCGGTCTGCGAGGTCATCGGGGGCACCGGGCTCGTCGTCCCGCCGCGCAACCCCCGCGCGCTCGCCGAGGCCTGCCTGTCCCTGCTGCAGGACCCCGAGCGCGCGCAGCGGCTCGGCGCCGCCGCCCGGGCGCGGGCCCTGGAGCTGTTCACCGTCGAGCAGAACGTGGCCGCCTTCGAGGAGATCTACCTGCGGCTGCTGGCCAAGGGCTCCGTACGGCCCGGCGGCGAGATCCCCTTCGCCCGGCCCCCGGAGGCCAGGGTGCCGGGCCACTGGACCAGCCCGACCTGGGCTCCCGCCCCGGAGCCGTCCTCGGAGGCCGCCGTATGA